Proteins encoded by one window of Cuniculiplasma divulgatum:
- a CDS encoding MBL fold metallo-hydrolase codes for MPLLRQILNEEHSCASYIVGCPSSGKAFVIDPKDEVDTYIKMASSLALKIEGIIETHIHADHISGAKKLHRFVDAPIYMFEDAKVEFNFLPLKDGDTMKIGNARIEVLHTPGHTPESISLVYYDYKRNPETPSTIFTGDTLFVGDVGRSDISGMDTSYELYESITEKILRLPGFVELMPAHYSGSVCGANMSPKVSSTLGYEQLCNPLLQTESYSDFREKLGEMEPQPISEKEKIREINIRED; via the coding sequence ATGCCTCTTTTAAGACAAATCCTGAATGAGGAACACTCGTGTGCTTCGTACATTGTTGGATGCCCCAGTTCCGGAAAAGCATTTGTAATCGATCCTAAAGATGAAGTGGATACATATATTAAGATGGCCAGTTCTTTGGCACTGAAGATAGAGGGTATAATCGAGACCCACATTCACGCCGACCATATCTCCGGTGCTAAGAAATTGCATAGATTTGTAGACGCCCCAATTTATATGTTTGAAGATGCAAAGGTGGAATTTAATTTCCTCCCACTGAAAGATGGAGATACCATGAAAATAGGAAATGCACGAATTGAGGTATTACACACACCAGGGCACACACCAGAGAGCATATCCTTGGTGTATTACGATTATAAGAGAAATCCTGAAACTCCATCAACAATCTTCACAGGAGACACTCTATTTGTTGGCGATGTGGGAAGATCAGATATTTCTGGAATGGATACTTCGTATGAATTATACGAAAGCATAACCGAGAAAATATTGCGTCTACCGGGCTTTGTCGAATTAATGCCTGCACACTATTCTGGATCTGTCTGTGGTGCCAACATGAGCCCAAAGGTCTCTTCTACACTGGGATATGAGCAGCTCTGCAATCCACTCCTTCAGACAGAATCATACAGTGATTTCAGAGAAAAACTTGGAGAAATGGAACCTCAACCCATATCTGAAAAGGAGAAGATAAGGGAGATAAACATCAGGGAAGATTAA
- a CDS encoding TrmB family transcriptional regulator, protein MSYIEDNPDVHFEILDELEYLGLTQYEAELFLTLSRGGMTAKELSQTTEIPYTKVYAVLEKLIQLNLVQKVSSNPSMFLIPEPEIVISILCEEGRSRIDEIEDHLTNYLSVVRRNEHRSRDLKVSWSIVGSSKVQYYLQTMVKKARHSIYVMDPGIRTLDGKLQENIKTKTGVQLKMIFSSSEAKEIPDDLIPFSRIYDRLNSRYYVFDNETSFMISMEKDHEIYGIVEPCSNCVLQSREHFEMMWDRSRPACSKE, encoded by the coding sequence ATGTCATATATTGAAGATAATCCAGATGTACATTTTGAAATATTAGATGAGCTTGAATATCTTGGGCTTACACAATATGAGGCTGAGCTATTTCTCACACTATCCCGCGGAGGGATGACGGCAAAGGAGCTTTCCCAAACAACAGAGATTCCCTACACGAAAGTATACGCAGTTTTAGAAAAATTGATCCAACTTAATCTGGTACAGAAGGTCTCGAGTAATCCTTCTATGTTCTTAATCCCTGAACCAGAAATTGTTATCAGTATTCTGTGTGAGGAGGGAAGGTCTAGGATCGATGAGATTGAGGATCATTTAACCAATTACTTGTCAGTGGTGAGAAGGAACGAACACAGATCGCGAGATCTCAAAGTGTCATGGAGCATAGTGGGTTCCAGTAAAGTACAGTATTACCTCCAAACCATGGTAAAAAAAGCTCGACATTCAATTTATGTAATGGACCCGGGGATCAGAACACTGGATGGTAAATTGCAAGAAAATATCAAAACAAAAACTGGTGTGCAGTTGAAAATGATATTTTCCTCCAGCGAAGCAAAAGAAATTCCAGATGATCTCATACCATTCTCAAGAATATATGACAGGTTGAATTCAAGGTACTATGTTTTTGACAACGAGACCTCGTTTATGATATCCATGGAGAAAGACCATGAGATCTACGGAATAGTGGAACCTTGCAGTAATTGCGTTTTACAGTCCAGAGAACATTTCGAAATGATGTGGGACAGATCCAGACCAGCATGCTCAAAGGAGTGA
- a CDS encoding DUF5320 domain-containing protein, translating into MFRNRSEKDVAEDLEDYKEQLENEISMLERKLARIKSHKNENVE; encoded by the coding sequence ATGTTTCGGAACCGTTCTGAAAAGGATGTGGCTGAAGACCTTGAGGACTACAAGGAACAGCTGGAGAATGAGATATCAATGCTTGAGAGAAAACTGGCAAGGATCAAGTCGCACAAGAATGAGAACGTGGAGTAA
- a CDS encoding MFS transporter has protein sequence MKNGDTPQRLTHDTTQYVILLILTLFIGWFLGIERVLVPAMANDIYHISSYLYILSFLAAFGFTKSVLNLVSGKISDDIGRKKLLLIGWLVAIPVPFIFYFSTSWNMIVLANIGVGVNQAFAWTMTVTAGLDLSRSTSRGLTVGLNEAAGYIGQATAGIITGYMAASYGLRGASFLFGIVVVIVAIGTTALTIRETVGFTKSEELGINQAGSSVSFIKMFTDTSWSNRLLFSYSQAGLFEKFVDVVFWGLMPLYLLSLHFSLFTIAVLVGIYQITWGVVQIITGRLSDHIDRNVLIITGFWIDSTAMVGFVFFHGIVIIALLSFLAGLGMAFLYPVLIAAVNDKVKPSERGTRLGIYRLWRDSGYGFGAIFVGILASGLNVRDVFIGVASLMAISGGIVMVVCWINHHKSLVP, from the coding sequence ATGAAAAATGGTGACACGCCACAAAGATTAACACATGACACCACACAGTACGTTATCCTTCTGATACTAACCCTGTTCATTGGATGGTTCCTTGGGATAGAGCGTGTTCTCGTCCCAGCAATGGCTAATGACATATATCATATTTCATCGTATTTATATATTCTCTCGTTCTTGGCGGCTTTTGGCTTCACAAAGAGTGTACTCAATCTGGTATCGGGAAAAATATCGGATGACATTGGAAGAAAGAAACTGCTTCTAATAGGATGGCTTGTGGCTATTCCAGTCCCATTCATATTCTACTTCTCGACAAGCTGGAATATGATTGTGCTGGCCAATATAGGCGTAGGCGTAAATCAGGCATTTGCCTGGACTATGACAGTAACCGCAGGTCTGGATCTGAGCAGAAGCACATCCCGGGGCCTCACGGTTGGACTGAACGAGGCGGCCGGCTACATAGGTCAGGCCACTGCAGGAATCATTACGGGGTACATGGCTGCTTCATATGGATTAAGGGGGGCATCATTTCTGTTCGGAATCGTAGTTGTAATTGTGGCCATAGGAACAACGGCACTCACAATAAGGGAAACTGTAGGCTTTACTAAATCAGAAGAACTTGGAATTAATCAAGCAGGTAGTTCGGTTTCATTCATTAAGATGTTCACAGATACATCATGGTCAAACAGACTCCTCTTTTCCTATTCACAGGCTGGTCTCTTTGAGAAATTTGTAGATGTTGTATTTTGGGGGCTCATGCCATTATACCTTCTTTCACTTCACTTCAGCCTGTTTACCATAGCTGTTTTGGTTGGAATTTATCAGATAACATGGGGGGTAGTCCAGATCATCACAGGAAGGCTATCGGATCATATTGACCGCAATGTCCTTATAATTACTGGATTCTGGATTGATTCAACTGCCATGGTTGGTTTCGTCTTTTTTCATGGAATTGTAATTATTGCCTTGCTGAGTTTTCTTGCAGGTCTCGGAATGGCTTTTCTGTATCCTGTTCTAATCGCCGCCGTGAATGATAAGGTCAAACCCTCTGAAAGAGGGACAAGACTTGGTATCTACAGGCTCTGGCGGGATTCCGGCTATGGATTTGGCGCTATCTTTGTAGGAATACTAGCTAGCGGGTTAAATGTCAGAGATGTGTTTATAGGCGTTGCATCACTTATGGCCATTTCCGGAGGAATCGTTATGGTTGTCTGCTGGATTAATCATCACAAGTCCTTGGTACCATAA